The genome window TGAAGCCGGCGGGTACGGGTCCCACGGTGGGTCCCACAGTCTCCCCCGGGGCCGAGTCCACCGACGCGTCCCTTGGCCCGCCGTTTCCCTGGCCCTGCCCGCCCGACGTGCGGCTCTGCGGCCACCTGCGGAAACAGAAGTCCCAGCGCCGCCGCTTCTTCGTCCTGCGCGCGGACCCTCCGCGCCTGGAGTGCTACGAGAGCGAGAAGAAGTTCCTGGCCGGCGGCTGCCGCCCGCCGCGACCCCGGCGCAGCGTGAGCCTGGAGGGTGCCTGCACCATCAGCAAGCGCGCCGATGCCCGCCAGCGCCACCTGATCGTCGTCTATACCAGCGACAGCAGCCTGGGCGTCGCGGCGGCCAGCGAAGTGGAACAGCAAGCATGGTACAGCGCCCTGCTGGAGGTGCGCGCCTCCGCCGCTGCggctgctgcctctgctctgggTGAGCCCAGGGACGACAGggagggggagtgtgtgtgtgtgtgtgtgtgtgtgtgtgtgtgtgtgtgtgtgtgcgcgcgcgcgcgtgccaGCTTAGCTTATCCAGAACCCGTCTCCCCGTAGAGCACCAAAGGTTCAAATCTCAAGCTTTCACACGTCTTGGTTTCCTGGGGGGCACGGTGACcccagcccctgcctcccagTGACTTGCCTATTCTCTCCAGGTCTCAGTCCCCAAGAGGTCCCTGAGTCTTGGATCTTCGCCCCGTTCCAGGACATCTGGCCTGTGACACTGCGGTCCAAGGGGCTGGGGCGAGCACAAGGCCTGAGCAGCGGCAGCTATCGCTTGTGCCTAGGTTCTGGGGCCCTGAGCCTCCTGcgcaagccaggaagcaaaggcTCCAGAGACAGCCGGGCATCGCCACCGCCCGCCCTGCGCCTGTCCTTGCTCAGCGTGCGCCGCTGCGGCCATGCGGactccttcttcttcctggaaCTCGGGCGCTCAGCGCCCATGGGTCCCGGGGAGCTGTGGATGCAGGCGCCCGATGCAGTGGTGGCCCAAAGCATTCATGAGACCGTCCTGGCTGCCATGAAGAGGCTGGGGAGCAGTGGAACCAGTGGGAAGGATGAGCCGCCGTCCGGAGAGCCTCCAAAGAGTGTTTCTGCCGCCCCTGCCCTGGCACCTTATGAAACCCTAGCTTCTGCAGCGCAACCACGAAGCCCGGGTGAGAGGGAAAAGCAGGACTACCTCAAGACCTTGGAAAGGATGGGGCCCGCACCCTCCTACAGGGGGCTGGATCTGGATGGGGACTATATCGCCATGGGAGTCAGGGATGACTACGTGCACATGGCGGGAGGAGAGGCTGGTGACTACATGTGGATGGCACCCCcagtccttcctcccacccctgccaggGTAGCTCTTGGCAAGTCGCTTCAGGATTCTGAGGGCACAGAATACATGCCCATGAATAGATTTTTTCCAGGGCCTTTGTACTACAAGCTCAAGGCCAGGGAACCTGGACTTGGGCATCAGGGTTTCCCCTGCAGCATTAGGGACAGATGGGGACCCACAGAGGCTCAGGGCTGCTCTTCCCAACTTTCAGAACTATCTGGGGACTACATGTACATCCCAGACTATGTAGGAATGAACAGTGCTAAGCCAGGGTCTCTGGACAACTGCCTCAACTACGTGGACCTGGACCTAGTTCCTCCCTTGGAAGTGCCCGGAGCAGCCCCTGGGGAGAGTCCACACACCTATGCCAGCATCAAGTTCTAGAACTTTGTGGGAGATGGtcaggggagagaggaaaagaggagaaaaagttCCTAGTATATAGCTCAGCTCCTGCATGCGGGAGCAAGGGGCCCTGCGGCCACCATGTCCCTGTAAGCTGCCCTGCTGCCCCTGGCCAGCCGTGTCATTTCCAGCTATGTTCCACCTAAGACACCCTCGGGAAGAGATTCTCCCCAGAAATTGGACTCTTAAGAAAGTTCTAGaccctccctctgccccaaccccccaaaaccccaaaacctTACAAAGTTTGGGCCCTCTCAGCCCAACCCCCCCCCGATCTTATTTCCCTGAGGAATTCCTACAGAATCGGTCTCAAGCTAGCTGTGGCCAAACCATGGATGAAGATCCCCACCCCAATTTGGACAGCTCTGTCCCCTCACATGTTGGCAGCGGACACTAGATGTCACTGTGTCGCCTGAGCCCGAGAGATATCCTCACTCAACTTTTCCAAGTGAGAGAGGAACTCCGAGAACCCCAGCTCAAAAATGTGGGAGCTTCAGGCATCATGTCAGAGCCCCCCAAGCAGCCTGCCCTCCTGAGTCGTCCTCTGGTGCCAGTCAGGCTCACCTGACCCTTCTCTGGGCTGACCAAGTCCTTGCCTTCTAGAGCACAGTCCAGTCCCATCCTGTGGACCCAACCTACCCATTAAAGGTGCTCTGCACCCTGACTGTCTCGGCTCAGTGGATTCCCCACCCCAAGTAGTGGGCGAGCGGTGAGTAAGGAGACTTAAGGAAGGGCGAGTGAGTGTGGCGGAATGAAGGAACCCATCCTCCTCCACACCCCACTGTCTCCAGCTGCACAGTCTGGTTTGCACGCTAAGGGATTTATTGTCAACGGAAGAGCTTGTGGGGAAGCCAGCACTATGAGCAGTGGGTATCTGGGCTCTGTGTGGGACAGCTCTGGCCACCACTGGGGCCTGGCTcttcagaggcagggacagggtcTGGGCAGccggtggaggtcagagggcttGCCGAGGAGTGAGACGGCAGCTCGCCCTGGCTCATCTGCAGCAGACCGGTGAGGGCAATCATCTCGGCTTCGCTGAGCCAGGCGGAGGAGCAGGCCTGGGATGACGAGGGACGCACAGAGGAGGACACGATGGGAGGTGGGAGCAGCAGCTTCCGAGAGCCCACTGCCTGAGGAAACGGGAAGGGAAAGTTGCCCTCCCAGGCCTGGCACGGAGCAAGGAAGGGAAGAATGGCAGGGGGctcactcttacctgctgagggGGCTTGGACAGGTACAGGGGGATACGCTGCCCACAGGGTAGCAGAGGGTCCAAGAGAAAGACATCATCATAGCTTGTCACCGGGAGCCCTGAGGAGGAGAGCCTGCTAGCTTGGTGGCCTCGGCCTCCCATCCTCGCCCTCGCTGCAGAAACATCGCAACTGAGCTGAGGGGCCACGAAAAGTACCTGCATCCCTGGACACTCGCTCTTCTTCTGGATGCCCTGAGGTAGGGATCCTACCCCAGGCGTCATACATAGGCCAGGAAGGATGACACAGTGTCCTGCCAGACAACGAGACGCCCGACCCACAGCTGGCCCCCTGTGGAGAGTAGGAAGTGACTGAGCTCCATCTCTCTTATGGCACCTCTTGCTAGCTACCTGGAGACAGAGCCACACATCTCCCAACTCACCATCAGCTGCGGTCTCTCATTAGCCTCGTGGCTGGGACCCCAGAGTGGCAGCGGGGTCATCCTTGAGGTGGTGACCTGGGAGGTCacctggggaggaggaggcactacaaaggagagagacaagattAGAACAGGGTCTGAATCCCCCGGGGCCTTGTGGTGAAAACAGCAAGAGCTGGTGCCTACCTGGGGCTTCAGCCGTCTGCTCGGTGGCCAGGTGACTGGAGGGCGGCGACAGCTCTCCTCCGGCCTCAGACGGGCTGGGAGCCTGGGGCTGCgggctgggagaagggaaggacatGCTCTTCCACTCACCTCCCTCCCCGAGGCTGACTTGAGTCAGGGCCAGCATCCCAGTCCCAGGACCGACCTCCGGACTGTCTCGGGTCTGCAAAGCGCCCACAGCGCCTCCCAGCGGCCGCACCTCGCCCTCACCTGCCCTGCACGGGCGTCCCGGGCTCTTCCGTGGTTTCCTCTCCAGAGCTCCAGTCTCCGGCGTGGCCACTGCCTGTGGAGAGGCCTGGCTCCTCGCTCGCCTCCTCCTGGCCTGTGCCCCATGGCCCAGGCCAGGGCAACATTGTGTCTGGTGGGGCGCCAGGCGACACCCGCCACCGTGCCCGCCCGCCTGTGGCCCTGACCACCTGTGGCCCTGACCACCTGTGGCCCTGACCACCTGTGGCCCTGACCACCTGTGGCCCTGACCACCTAGGCGCCCAAGCCTTAGCCCACCTCAGTGTCCACGACGCCTGCGCCGGAGCTCCCACAGCCACGTGGTGCGCTCCCGCCAGGTTCTCGAGGACGCCCCCTGGCGGCAGAGCCGTGGGGCACTTGTGCCCGGACAGCCCCTCTGCCCAGCACAGAACATGGCCCGGGGACCCACCGTAGAGGACCCAGGTCCCCAAGGAGCTCGCGCACTCAAGACAGGCACACACCTGAGGGCCAACCTGCAGGCCTTTGGGCTTTCCTTTATTGTGTTCGACACAACACTCTTCACCCAGACCCGCGGCTGCAGCCCAGCAGCCTAAGGGCAGGGGGATACCCAAGGCCCCTGCATCACGCAGGGCCGTGGTCACCAAGTCCTTGTTAACTGGCAAGGCCCAGGTGTCATCTGTTCCCAGGACAGGTCCGGTGGTGGCTGGGGCCAAGCACCCCAACCTCTACCCTAAGGCTGTTCCAGAAGTGCGTGAAGGACAGCAGCGATGTGAGGGAGGCCCCTTCCAGGGCCCCCCTCCTCTTCCAGGATGTGGTGGGGCTGGCACAGGGACTCCTGGGGGGAGGGGCCCAGGTTAAGTTTTCCCTGGCATTCCCCAAGCAAGGTTGGCGGGGTGGGGCGCTCCTGGTAGACACTGCCCCGTGCCTGGGGGCGGACGACACATGGAAGCTGTCAGCACACGACAGAAGGGTGGTAACACGGAAGGCTCAGGGCAGGAGAGGCCCGACATTTCCAAACGAAGATGCTTGGACAGGCAGGCTGCCGGGCACGGAGCCGCGGCAGGagctcacacagcacacagagtgACAGTCTGTCTATACAGTTTATACACAGAACCAGGGCCCACAGTGGGCCTGCATCCCTACAAATAGAGTCCTCTCTACAAAACAGAGATAATTTAGCTCCCCCCAGCAGCCAGCAGGGGGGAGAGGGACACGGCCAAGGTCTGTCATCCCTCTGGGGGACAGAGGGCTGGTGGGGACATGAGGCAGCGTCAGCACTAGTGGGGTACGGGCTACTGTGAGCACTGGAGTGGGGCTTCTGAGGTCAGTGTTTGTGAGGGTACACTAGTGTCTTTGGTAGGGCTGAAGGCACTGCCGGTGAGGACATGGTTGACTAGGAGGACTATAAATagaaggtgggaaggaaggaacagcGTGGGTCCTAGGAGCCCAGGAGCCGAGTGTAGACGACATAAAGCAGCAGCATGGAGACCACGTAGAAGAGGAGGAAGCCACCCAGACCGGAGGAGGGCTGGACTGGGAGAGGGGCCTTGCCCCCCACCAGGGTCACAGCCTCCAGTATGGTCCGCAGCCCCTGGGTGGTGCCCCGGAGGAGATCCGAGGGCGAGCACAGGTCAGCctgggaagggagggcagggcagaTGGACAAGGACGGAGAACGGCTGTTAGCAGCATCAAGCCACAGACCTTCCCACCCTTGCCCTCACACACCAGGAACACAGCCAGAGCCAACATGCAGACGTGCAGGACAGGGGCCagcagggaggcagggcaggagcCGTGAGGGGTGGGTCTGGGGCACATGCTTTGGTAGAATTAGATCCCCTGTGGATGCAACTCCACCCCTCATGCACAGTCTTCAGCTGAGCCCCAGAGCAAAGAGCACCCCCATACCTCAGGCACACCCATTTTTCGACAGGCTTCTAAGAAACTCTCCACGTTCTTCCGAGACTTGAGGGCACTGAGCTTTGGCTGAAGGTGGGGAATGGAAGAGTTTGGAAAGGCGAAGCCACACACCTGTCCCACGccgccctccccctcctccccatcctcctcctcctccaggcttCCACTGACCACAGCAGGTGAGGGTACATGAATGAAGGGCACGGAGCGGGGCCGCAGCTGGTTGGCTAGCTGGCAGAGGATGACCCCATTGGCGAGGGCCTCTGCCAGGTCCTCAGGCAGGGGCTGCTGCAGCCGGGACTCGAGgatctggaagcagagacaggagaagcagGTGAGGTCAGCAGGAACTcactccatcccttccctcctcaaCAACAGTTCTGGGACAGGAAAGACACGTTGGGGGCTGTGTGGTcctaggaaagaaaggagaggaggtgcATGCTGGGTCAGGCCTCTGCCTACACATCTTGTTCTGTTCACCTGGCGAAGTTGGGACATTAGTTCCTTCTCGTCGAGAGTCTGAGGAAATGGCCGAGATCTCACAACGGACTCTGGAGAGGAAGGGCCTGGGAGGACAAGGAGGATGGGGATAGCTCTGCTTCACGGGTAAACTTTGGAGGCAGCTCCCCACAGTCTCATACCGACACCACCTCCTGCCTGTGGGATTTTCCACGAAAAGGGACAACTCCCTGAGAAGAGACACAAGCCCCAAGAGACAGGAGTCCCGAGGTTAGTGCCAGAACGGCAGACACTCACCAGAGCCACTCTGAGAGGACGAACGGAAGAGGAAGCTGTTTGGTCTCTGAATGGAGCCCAGGGGCCTGGGAACAGGAGCTGTCACTGGGGAAGCCAGGGACAGGCAAGAGAGACCCCCTCAGTGGCCCACTCTTCTTCCTTCAGGCCCCTGTGTCCCAAGCCACCCCAAGCCACCATGGAAAACACTGTCCTACCTGGTCCAGATGCAGGAATGGAGTCCTGGGAGATGGGGGACGGTGTGGGAGCTCCCTGCCCCCCTGAAACTCCTGGTTGGGCAGCACTGGACTTCGGCGGgccactgaagaaaaagaaggactCAGAGAAAGCCACGAAGAAGGCCTGGCAGGGAGACGGATCACAGGAGGACACCTACCTGGACGTGGCGGCCTGTGCGGACGAGGCCGAGGCGCCCACGGCTCTGATCCCCCGCTTTAGGACACTGGAAGAGCGGGTGAGGCGTGAGCTCCACAATCAAGCCACGCATTCACAAGAACAGAGGGCTGAGGGGTTTGCATCTGCCCGCTGTCCAGCAGCCCCAGGCCCTCACCTGTCCCTACGGGGggatccccaccccccactctgctgctgctgctgcctccgCTCCCGCTCCTGCCACAACTGCAAAGTGTCTGGGCGCCGCCTCTCCTCCCCTGCAGGCTCCTCCCGCCTGCAGAAGACAGCACAGAGACCTTTGTCAGGAAGGGGCGGTCCCCAGGACTGTGAGCATGGGGCAGAGGTGTGGGCTGGGGGCTGAAGTACCTGCTTCCTGTCTTCTCCACATCTTCTGCTACCAGGCTTAACTCAGCAGGCAGCTGCGCCTGAGGACACAGCAGCAGAGGCTGAGGAAAGGCCTGGTCCCCCGTTTGCCCTGGTGTCCCCATTTAGTACCCTTCCCCTGGACAAGGGACATCACGGGGTCCTCACCTCAGCTGCACCCCGCTCTCCATCTTCCCCAGGAACATGGCTGTCAATAAAGTCAATCTGCTCCAGGTCCCCGTCGCCTGCAAGGCCAGGGCTCGTTAGCGAGCAagcggggagggaggggcttCCAGGCCCCCACTCACCCTCGCCTTCCTGGACAGACTCCCCGCTCACCGGCGTCATCTTCCCTCTGGTGTCTAGGCCCCCGGGGCTCCCGGGCCAACTCTGAGATCCGGAAGGACAGCTCTGAAAAATCATCTGTGGACTTTAAGGCAGAGATGGGACATGGGCTCTCTGCAGGGCTGAGGACCATATGGGGTCCCACACTGGGGTCAGGTGGAGAGCCAGCCTCTAGGGACAGAGTGAGGAGGAGTCCCAGCCAGGACCTCTTACTGGAGGTGCCTCTTACAAGGGATCAGGTACAGGGTCCTCAGTGCCGAGTCCCTCCCAGTGATGACATCCCAGTATCCTTACAAAGGAGGCCTTACCTCGTTTCCTGACCACCTCTTGCTGCCACTGTCAACACTATGGAAGCCTGAATCCAGGCCACCATCATATCGGCGTCCCGGAAATAAGTCTTCGGCAGGGCTAGAGCAGTCGGGGAGACCTGATCAGCCCTATGTTCGCggcacccctcccctccccctagaATCTAGGGGTGGTCTCTGGTCCCAAGAAGGGGATTCCTTCCAAGGGCCTTACCAAGGACTAAAACTTGGGGGGCGAGAAGGGACCAGGTCCCCGAGGGCAGCTCCCCGACGTCCAGCCTCCATTGTTAAGTACTTGAAGATGTGAAGTTTTCCCTTCAGACAGATCTGTGTGAGGGCACAGGCATGAGAATAAGGTGGCTCCCCAAGCCTTACTGGACCCTCCCATGCTAACAGCATCACTGTCCTCAAGGTCCACCCagactgcacctcacctgggcaggtGGGCTCTGTAGAGGGTTGCTATCCAGCAGAATGACCTGCAGGTGCCTGAGGCGGCAGAAGGAGACCGGGATTCGGGAGACACGGTTACAGGAGAAATCCAGGCGGACCAGAGGAAGGTCCCCCAGCTCTAGGGTTGGGCAAGGGGAGAGTTAGGAGAAGCCCAGGCCTGAGGCCTTGAGTTCTCTTCCTGGTCTTTGGCTCTGACCAGCCAGTCGCTCCTGGCTCCATCCTCCCACCCTGGCTGGCTCAGTTCCCTTTCCAGAAACAACCTGCTCCTCTCCCCACTCTCGTCTGGGCCAAGCCCTGGGGACTTGAGCTGCTGCGGAGCCCTAGGCATCCTCCTCCCCTGCCAGCCCCCACCGAAACCCACTCTCCATTCTCAAGTGAGCAGCACAAGACAAACCAAGTGACTCCTGCGCAAAAGCCTCCCATACCACTTAGCCATGGCTGCTGAAGTCTGTGGGTATGGTGTGCACAAGAGCAcacaattcaaggccagcctcagcaacataatagttcaaggccatcctgagctacacgAGAGcctcaatcaatcaaccaatcaatcaggCAGCCTATTTTCAAGCTTTAGCTCTTCTATGAATCTTCACATACCTCACTCAGGGTCTTGGAATTCACTGTTCCTTCATACTCAAGAAGCGTTTTGCTTGGGTCTTTATGGCCCCAGGGAGAACTCCCTGTATTTATGCCCCACTGCTATGACTAACTTTCAAGAATTTGATACTTAATCACCAAATCCCTGACACTGGTGTTCTGAGGTGGGATCGACAGGAGGTAACGGGGTCACGGGTCTCTCGAGGCATGAATGGAATGAGCTATTCCACAGGTGGATTCATGGATTAATGGACCATTAAGAAGTGGGTAGCtttttcagccgggcagtggtggcacccgcctttaatcccagcactcgggaggcagaggcaggcggacctctgtgagttcgaggccagcctgggctacagagcgagttccaggacaggctccaaagctatacagagaaaccctgtctcaggggttTCTCTGCCCTGTGCTGCCCTGGTGACACCCACAGACATGTGATACTTGCACATACGAATATGTAGGtacccacaataaataaataaataagcaagaaagtaaataaatagttttgAAAAATTACATTACTTGGTCCTCAAGCCTCCAGTGCTGGCTcacacttacaatcccagcacttgggaggctgaaacaaaaGGCGCACCACAAGATAAGGGCTAGCCTAGGCTTCAgggtgaaaccctatctcaaaaaacaaaggaaaaacaggagTGCTGGgtacatagctcagttggtgggaTGCTGACCTGGAATGCATGAAGCTCTAGGTCTGGTCCCCAGTACCGCACagaccaggcatggcagcacatgtctgtaataccGCCACAaggaaggtaaaggcaggagaagcaggggtaggccattcttggctacataccgagttggaggccaccctgaactacaagagacaaagaacaaaaacaaaaaacagaaagaactataaaaaaaaaaaaattccagccaaacaaaacaaaattttgttgttagttctcaaagaacaaaacaaaattccagcaaggtagcacacgcctttaatcccagcactcaggagggagaggcaggtggacctctgtgagctcgaggacagcctggtctacagagcgagttccagggtgGCTAcattagtgagatcctgtctcacttcaacaaaacaaaattccttaGCTTCagttattttgttacagtaacagaagaTTAAGGAAGACACTTAACAGacttggaaggtggaaggcagaggcaggaaggggtAGAAGAGGCAGGGAAATGGGTGACCATTTCTTCCTGCCCCTCAAGTTTGTCTTTCTAACTGCGTCCATGCTCATCATGCTCCCGTCTCCATGCTTTGCATATGGTGCTCCTCTGCCTGGATGAAGGAGGGAACGCTCACCTCCTAAGGTCTGAGCTTCGGGGAGACGTGacttcccttctccctcactccctgggCTCCCAAGCCTCCTGCTTTAGCAGGTCCCTATGAATGCCTGTCTCTCCATTAAGTCACTAAATCTTTGAGGGCTGGTCTCAGATCTCTGTCACATCTATCAGCCCCCCACCTGAAACACAGGAGGCACACATACCTGGCTGAGCAACATGCCTGCTTCCCAACAGACGATCTGGTACGTCATAATTACCTCATTAAACAGGGCTGCCTAGACTATCATGTCgggacccacccacccccctccaGTTCAGAGTCCTTGAGAGAAGGTTCAAGAGCATCACCTGACCAGTGTTTTGAGAGCTCTTGCTGGGCTGGGTGCTTGGGTGGGCCTTAAGTTCCCTTCCAACATTAGGATTGATTCTACAGTTGACTGATTTCCTACCCTTCTTTCCTAGCCTGTTTCCACATAAAAACAGAACTGGGAATCCACGCCTTCCCAGCCTCGGAGGGTTGCCATGGTCAAGAGCAAATACAACTGTTTACTGTTTGCTTTAGCTACTGAAAATCCCTGAGCAACTAAGGcaaggttatttttaaaagatttcttgcCTGTGACTTCTCCAAGGTAGAAGCATTATTTCAGATTCAGTGTCTGTGCCCCTTTCCCATCTCATGTGTTGAAATCATAACCTTCAAAGTGATTGGTATGAGAAGTGGGGCCTCTAGGTGGTAAGCAAGGTCATGAGGGCAGAGTCCAGAACGGATTAGCATGTTTATACCATAGCGCTCAGAGACCCTAGGAGACCCCTCTGCTCTGTGAGGTGAGGAGCCAGTGAGGTGGGACCCTACCACCACCTGACCACATGGCACCCTGATCTAACGGTGAGAAGCGACAGTGCTGTTCagagccccacccacccacccacaggcACACACCTCACCATCCTCTGTGCTCCCTTTTCCTTACCATCAGGCAGGGCACTGAGCTGGTTCCTCCGAACATTGAGATCCCGCAGGGAGCGGAGACTACACAGCTCCACAGGGAGAGACTGCAGCTCATTGCTGCTCACGTCCTAGGGCAGAGAAGGCGCTATCAGCCCAGGGCCGGCAGAAATCGCTCTGCCGTTGTCTCTCTCTGGCCACTTGTCTTTCGTCCAAGCCTTTTCCCAAAGGTGCCTCCTACCTTTCTCTAGCTACCCCCAAAAGTCCCCGGGCCTGGCTCAACagtccctcttctggcccttgCCCCTTATTCTCACAAGCTGCCGCAGGCTTCCTAAGGTGCTGATGTCTGGAGGCAGGGCTCCTAGCTTGTTGTTGCTCACAATAAGTACTCGGAGGGGCAGCTGGCAGATGTAGGGTGGCAACGAGGACAGCTGGTTCCGGCTGTGGAAGGGGAAAGGCAGCAGGCTCACTCCTCAGGCAAGGCACCCCAGCACTGGGCCTGCTCTGGGGAACCAGGAGGACCTCTCAGGGAAAGAGCACTGGTCTTGGAGGCCTAGAGAGGAGGCTCCCACTACCTGAGGTTGAGGTAGGTGAGGGCTGTGAGATTCCCCAAGGCTGGGTTCAGGCATCTCAGGCAATTGTGGTAGAGGCTCAGGCCTTCCAGGGACACCAGCTGGCATGCGGCCTCAGGCACCTCGGGAAACCGGTTCCGAGACAAGTCTAAGGAAAGTAAGGGTCAGGAAAGGCTCAGCCTTGCA of Onychomys torridus chromosome 22, mOncTor1.1, whole genome shotgun sequence contains these proteins:
- the Lrch4 gene encoding leucine-rich repeat and calponin homology domain-containing protein 4 isoform X2; translated protein: MAAVVAGPLAAGGEEAAASVSVPGSPGLPGSRSAERALEEAVATGTLNLSNRRLKHFPRGAARSYDLSDITQADLSRNRFPEVPEAACQLVSLEGLSLYHNCLRCLNPALGNLTALTYLNLSRNQLSSLPPYICQLPLRVLIVSNNKLGALPPDISTLGSLRQLDVSSNELQSLPVELCSLRSLRDLNVRRNQLSALPDELGDLPLVRLDFSCNRVSRIPVSFCRLRHLQVILLDSNPLQSPPAQICLKGKLHIFKYLTMEAGRRGAALGDLVPSRPPSFSPCPAEDLFPGRRYDGGLDSGFHSVDSGSKRWSGNESTDDFSELSFRISELAREPRGPRHQREDDAGDGDLEQIDFIDSHVPGEDGERGAAEAQLPAELSLVAEDVEKTGSRREEPAGEERRRPDTLQLWQERERRQQQQQSGGWGSPRRDSVLKRGIRAVGASASSAQAATSSGPPKSSAAQPGVSGGQGAPTPSPISQDSIPASGPVTAPVPRPLGSIQRPNSFLFRSSSQSGSGPSSPESVVRSRPFPQTLDEKELMSQLRQILESRLQQPLPEDLAEALANGVILCQLANQLRPRSVPFIHVPSPAVPKLSALKSRKNVESFLEACRKMGVPEESLCQPHHILEEEGGPGRGLPHIAAVLHALLEQP
- the Sap25 gene encoding histone deacetylase complex subunit SAP25 isoform X2, giving the protein MLALTQVSLGEGGEWKSMSFPSPSPQPQAPSPSEAGGELSPPSSHLATEQTAEAPVPPPPQVTSQVTTSRMTPLPLWGPSHEANERPQLMGASCGSGVSLSGRTLCHPSWPMYDAWGRIPTSGHPEEERVSRDAGLPVTSYDDVFLLDPLLPCGQRIPLYLSKPPQQAVGSRKLLLPPPIVSSSVRPSSSQACSSAWLSEAEMIALTGLLQMSQGELPSHSSASPLTSTGCPDPVPASEEPGPSGGQSCPTQSPDTHCS
- the Sap25 gene encoding histone deacetylase complex subunit SAP25 isoform X1, with product MLPWPGPWGTGQEEASEEPGLSTGSGHAGDWSSGEETTEEPGTPVQGSPQPQAPSPSEAGGELSPPSSHLATEQTAEAPVPPPPQVTSQVTTSRMTPLPLWGPSHEANERPQLMGASCGSGVSLSGRTLCHPSWPMYDAWGRIPTSGHPEEERVSRDAGLPVTSYDDVFLLDPLLPCGQRIPLYLSKPPQQAVGSRKLLLPPPIVSSSVRPSSSQACSSAWLSEAEMIALTGLLQMSQGELPSHSSASPLTSTGCPDPVPASEEPGPSGGQSCPTQSPDTHCS
- the LOC118572538 gene encoding insulin receptor substrate 1-like, whose amino-acid sequence is MKPAGTGPTVGPTVSPGAESTDASLGPPFPWPCPPDVRLCGHLRKQKSQRRRFFVLRADPPRLECYESEKKFLAGGCRPPRPRRSVSLEGACTISKRADARQRHLIVVYTSDSSLGVAAASEVEQQAWYSALLEVRASAAAAAASALGLSPQEVPESWIFAPFQDIWPVTLRSKGLGRAQGLSSGSYRLCLGSGALSLLRKPGSKGSRDSRASPPPALRLSLLSVRRCGHADSFFFLELGRSAPMGPGELWMQAPDAVVAQSIHETVLAAMKRLGSSGTSGKDEPPSGEPPKSVSAAPALAPYETLASAAQPRSPGEREKQDYLKTLERMGPAPSYRGLDLDGDYIAMGVRDDYVHMAGGEAGDYMWMAPPVLPPTPARVALGKSLQDSEGTEYMPMNRFFPGPLYYKLKAREPGLGHQGFPCSIRDRWGPTEAQGCSSQLSELSGDYMYIPDYVGMNSAKPGSLDNCLNYVDLDLVPPLEVPGAAPGESPHTYASIKF
- the Sap25 gene encoding histone deacetylase complex subunit SAP25 isoform X3, producing the protein MLPWPGPWGTGQEEASEEPGLSTGSGHAGDWSSGEETTEEPGTPVQGSPQPQAPSPSEAGGELSPPSSHLATEQTAEAPVPPPPQVTSQVTTSRMTPLPLWGPSHEANERPQLMGASCGSGVSLSGRTLCHPSWPMYDAWGRIPTSGHPEEERVSRDAGLPVTSYDDVFLLDPLLPCGQRIPLYLSKPPQQACSSAWLSEAEMIALTGLLQMSQGELPSHSSASPLTSTGCPDPVPASEEPGPSGGQSCPTQSPDTHCS
- the Lrch4 gene encoding leucine-rich repeat and calponin homology domain-containing protein 4 isoform X1; its protein translation is MAAVVAGPLAAGGEEAAASVSVPGSPGLPGSRSAERALEEAVATGTLNLSNRRLKHFPRGAARSYDLSDITQADLSRNRFPEVPEAACQLVSLEGLSLYHNCLRCLNPALGNLTALTYLNLSRNQLSSLPPYICQLPLRVLIVSNNKLGALPPDISTLGSLRQLDVSSNELQSLPVELCSLRSLRDLNVRRNQLSALPDELGDLPLVRLDFSCNRVSRIPVSFCRLRHLQVILLDSNPLQSPPAQICLKGKLHIFKYLTMEAGRRGAALGDLVPSRPPSFSPCPAEDLFPGRRYDGGLDSGFHSVDSGSKRWSGNESTDDFSELSFRISELAREPRGPRHQREDDAGDGDLEQIDFIDSHVPGEDGERGAAEAQLPAELSLVAEDVEKTGSRREEPAGEERRRPDTLQLWQERERRQQQQQSGGWGSPRRDSVLKRGIRAVGASASSAQAATSSGPPKSSAAQPGVSGGQGAPTPSPISQDSIPASGPVTAPVPRPLGSIQRPNSFLFRSSSQSGSGPSSPESVVRSRPFPQTLDEKELMSQLRQILESRLQQPLPEDLAEALANGVILCQLANQLRPRSVPFIHVPSPAVPKLSALKSRKNVESFLEACRKMGVPEADLCSPSDLLRGTTQGLRTILEAVTLVGGKAPLPVQPSSGLGGFLLFYVVSMLLLYVVYTRLLGS